The following coding sequences are from one Microcoleus sp. FACHB-831 window:
- a CDS encoding glycosyltransferase, with product MNSNPKVSIAINNYNYARFLPEAIDSALNQNYPHVEVIVVDDGSTDNSREVLASYGDKIIAVLKENGGQASAFNAGFAASTGDIVCFLDADDTFVSEKAARVVDALGDRSDLGWCFHPLKFVDEKLVEINTKESTKSDPDLFREYDLRELTKSGRFYKNFPYPSTSGLCLKRSLLQQILPMPDKAGSTLLNDAFLIYSSLGLNKGIVLDRELSLYRVHGKNANAIGKESKGKSKAYQQRTAKINILLGYWIGVKFPSFYEFSNHMIATGMGVYLRNGRMDAEFEKLVKTHLSTRKQIDKLKIYIRALYNFVKNPKY from the coding sequence ATGAACAGCAATCCTAAAGTTAGCATCGCCATTAATAACTACAATTATGCTCGTTTCCTTCCAGAGGCAATTGATAGCGCCCTAAACCAAAATTATCCCCACGTCGAGGTAATTGTGGTGGATGATGGTTCTACTGATAATTCACGAGAAGTTCTTGCCAGTTATGGCGATAAAATTATCGCTGTGCTAAAGGAAAATGGCGGACAGGCTTCGGCTTTTAATGCAGGCTTTGCTGCGAGTACAGGGGATATTGTTTGTTTTTTGGATGCCGACGATACTTTTGTTTCTGAGAAAGCTGCAAGAGTAGTAGATGCATTAGGCGATCGCTCAGATTTAGGTTGGTGTTTTCATCCTCTTAAATTTGTGGACGAAAAGCTAGTAGAAATAAATACTAAAGAATCTACTAAAAGCGATCCCGATTTATTCCGCGAGTACGATTTGAGAGAGCTAACTAAAAGTGGTAGATTCTACAAAAACTTCCCCTACCCCTCTACATCCGGTCTTTGTTTAAAACGCTCGCTTTTACAACAAATCTTGCCAATGCCCGATAAAGCAGGAAGCACTTTGCTCAATGATGCTTTTTTAATCTATAGCTCGTTAGGGCTGAATAAAGGTATTGTCTTGGATCGGGAATTAAGTCTTTATCGGGTACATGGTAAGAACGCCAATGCTATTGGGAAAGAATCTAAGGGAAAATCAAAGGCCTACCAGCAAAGAACAGCCAAAATTAACATCCTTTTAGGCTATTGGATAGGAGTCAAATTTCCATCATTTTATGAGTTTTCTAACCACATGATAGCGACAGGAATGGGCGTGTATCTGCGTAATGGAAGAATGGATGCGGAGTTTGAAAAACTTGTTAAAACTCATTTATCTACTCGAAAACAGATAGATAAACTAAAAATCTATATTAGAGCTTTATATAATTTTGTAAAAAACCCTAAATATTAA
- a CDS encoding glycosyltransferase — MSSLTIFLTSLSGGGAEKVLVNLARGFVEQGLSVDLVLVTVEGPYLSLVPPEVRIVDLKGKRLLSSLPALVRYLKENKPTALLSALEDTNIVALWGRKLAGVSTRVVVSVHNTLSQESQNSKQIKRRISPYLVRSFYPWADAVVTVSQGAADDLVHLGLPKEQIKVIYNPVVTPDLFKKATELVEHPWFEPGQPPVILGVGRLEKQKDFPTLIRAFAQVQQQRPARLMILGEGTERSQLEALVQELGIASNVALPGFVANPYAYMASSAVFVLSSLYEGLPTVLIEAIAAGTKVVSCDCPSGPAEILANGQYGKLVPVGNAKALAEAIASTLDEPVDLEAQRLRADEFSLEKSVAQYRQVLRVD; from the coding sequence ATGTCTAGTCTAACAATTTTCCTCACGTCCCTATCTGGCGGTGGCGCTGAGAAAGTTCTGGTTAATTTGGCGCGTGGTTTTGTCGAGCAAGGCTTAAGCGTAGACTTAGTTTTAGTTACGGTGGAAGGACCTTACCTGTCTCTAGTACCGCCAGAGGTGAGAATTGTGGACTTGAAAGGTAAGCGGTTGTTATCAAGTCTCCCCGCCTTAGTACGCTATCTGAAAGAAAATAAACCTACAGCTTTGCTTTCGGCTTTGGAAGATACGAATATAGTAGCTTTGTGGGGTCGAAAGCTGGCTGGTGTATCTACAAGAGTGGTAGTGAGCGTACATAACACTCTGTCGCAGGAGTCGCAAAACTCTAAGCAGATCAAAAGGCGAATTTCACCTTACTTGGTACGCTCGTTTTACCCTTGGGCTGATGCAGTTGTTACCGTGTCTCAAGGGGCGGCTGATGATTTGGTGCATCTGGGATTACCAAAAGAGCAAATCAAAGTTATTTACAACCCAGTTGTTACCCCGGATCTGTTCAAAAAAGCCACTGAACTTGTCGAACATCCTTGGTTTGAGCCGGGACAGCCTCCAGTGATTTTGGGAGTGGGACGCCTAGAAAAGCAAAAAGACTTTCCTACTTTAATTCGCGCCTTTGCTCAAGTGCAGCAACAGCGTCCGGCGCGACTGATGATTTTAGGGGAAGGGACGGAGCGATCCCAGCTTGAGGCCTTGGTGCAGGAATTGGGTATAGCATCGAATGTGGCTTTACCTGGGTTTGTGGCAAATCCCTATGCTTATATGGCATCTTCAGCAGTATTCGTCCTATCTTCTTTATATGAAGGATTGCCTACTGTACTAATTGAGGCGATCGCTGCGGGAACCAAGGTAGTTTCTTGCGACTGCCCTAGCGGACCCGCAGAAATTTTAGCAAACGGGCAGTACGGTAAGCTAGTGCCTGTAGGCAATGCCAAGGCTTTAGCAGAAGCGATCGCTAGTACCTTAGATGAGCCTGTTGACTTGGAAGCACAGCGGCTCAGAGCTGATGAGTTCTCCTTGGAAAAGTCTGTAGCACAGTATCGGCAAGTATTGCGTGTGGATTAA
- a CDS encoding O-antigen ligase — MNPLLNFAEKRFSVLALLVFSGLLNFASLNNASEGTGGYGVYIPSVFDRIVSLLQLGVYAGTIFLIIARFKTVVRPALRDFFLWGLVATILISFFWSDFPSISRKAGTNVLQTTLFGLYLASRYTLKEQVRIIAWALGIGAVITLMYTLAFRGGGIESGTHAGAWRGPLLHKNLLARFMLLPALSTLLVALNVRTNRYLVWAVCGISVGVIVLTTSKTALIIFLTLIVLLPFYRALRWSDNLAIPFFITLILIGGSIATWGVASWDNLLFSLGKDPTLSGRTDIWDAVIEKIWERPWLGYGYQGFWLEGGEAEFVWRAIRYKVYHAHNGFINLTVDLGFVGLFFFTLSILFTYFRAIKWVRSTKETEDLWPIAYVTFLLMYNYTESTIVEPHSLFWILYVSATLSLKHLPMSNARPFEEEVRNEGLVEST, encoded by the coding sequence GTGAATCCACTCCTAAATTTTGCTGAAAAGAGATTTTCGGTTCTTGCGTTGCTAGTGTTTTCAGGATTATTAAACTTTGCTAGCTTAAATAATGCATCGGAGGGAACAGGCGGTTACGGTGTTTATATTCCTTCCGTGTTTGACCGGATAGTATCGCTGTTACAGTTAGGAGTCTATGCAGGTACAATTTTTCTAATTATTGCTCGGTTCAAAACTGTTGTTCGTCCAGCTTTGAGAGACTTTTTCTTATGGGGTTTAGTCGCAACGATCCTAATCTCATTTTTTTGGTCGGATTTCCCGTCTATTTCTAGAAAAGCTGGCACCAATGTGCTACAAACAACCTTGTTTGGACTGTATTTGGCTTCGCGCTATACCTTGAAAGAGCAAGTACGCATAATAGCGTGGGCGCTGGGTATAGGAGCAGTAATTACCTTAATGTACACCCTAGCTTTCCGGGGAGGCGGAATAGAAAGTGGAACTCATGCAGGAGCTTGGCGGGGACCTTTGTTACACAAAAACCTCTTGGCTCGCTTCATGCTACTACCGGCATTGTCTACTTTACTTGTGGCTCTGAACGTTCGCACAAATCGTTACTTGGTATGGGCTGTCTGTGGTATTAGCGTTGGCGTGATTGTACTTACAACTTCAAAAACTGCTTTAATTATTTTCCTAACTTTAATAGTTCTCTTGCCTTTCTATAGGGCTTTAAGGTGGAGCGACAACTTGGCTATTCCCTTCTTCATTACATTGATATTAATAGGTGGAAGTATAGCTACATGGGGCGTGGCAAGTTGGGATAATTTGTTATTCAGTTTAGGGAAAGATCCTACCCTCAGCGGTCGTACAGACATTTGGGATGCTGTGATAGAGAAAATTTGGGAGCGCCCTTGGTTAGGCTATGGTTATCAGGGATTTTGGCTAGAGGGAGGGGAGGCAGAATTTGTTTGGCGTGCAATTCGCTATAAGGTATACCACGCTCACAATGGCTTTATAAACTTGACGGTTGATCTCGGCTTTGTAGGGCTGTTTTTCTTTACGCTTAGTATTCTTTTCACCTACTTTAGAGCCATAAAATGGGTGAGGTCTACTAAAGAAACAGAAGATTTATGGCCCATAGCCTACGTGACGTTTTTACTAATGTATAACTATACCGAAAGCACAATTGTAGAACCGCACTCTCTGTTTTGGATATTATATGTATCAGCAACTTTATCATTGAAGCACCTCCCAATGTCGAATGCTAGGCCATTTGAGGAAGAGGTAAGAAACGAAGGATTAGTTGAATCAACCTAG
- a CDS encoding oligosaccharide flippase family protein: MSLKTQVMRGGVYLVLRQGLGVFISLAGVMLVTKVIGPEKYGLYAATISIFLYVQMLSQLGIEVYLVRREGEEELGVYHQAFTLLLLQAAAGMLLAFLALPLIESWVRLEGFRPVAQVLFLGLPVVLLSQVPMAQLERNLDYKRVALIELLGQLFYYVIAFPMAFQGAGVWALVAGWWLQQLQSLALLYWSTKYRPRFAWDWVLVKHMLGYSLGFSTSVWVWQLRTLINPLLVGRYAGAEAVGYVALAIRIIDILSFVKTATWRISIATLGRLQGDRERLQRAVTEGMGLQILAVGPLLVVVSWALPVLIPLVFGDRWLPVVAVYPYIALSNLINSMFNMHSSTLYVLRRNWEVTAFHVVYMALFVGAALVLLPRLELVGYGWAEMATLASYIVIHFYLVRDIGSPDYRLAGLWCATCGIALFAYQLGWWVVLGLVVVAFLPSTRLKLRDYIKSIKGVKQEKSSEA, translated from the coding sequence ATGAGCCTGAAAACACAAGTCATGCGTGGCGGTGTCTACCTAGTACTGCGTCAGGGACTGGGAGTATTCATCAGTCTGGCAGGAGTGATGCTAGTTACCAAGGTCATCGGACCAGAGAAATACGGACTATATGCTGCCACCATCAGTATATTTTTGTATGTTCAGATGCTCAGCCAGTTGGGAATTGAGGTTTATTTGGTGCGGCGGGAAGGGGAAGAGGAACTAGGAGTATATCACCAAGCTTTCACCCTGCTGCTGCTGCAAGCAGCAGCAGGAATGCTTTTAGCTTTTTTGGCGCTTCCCTTAATAGAAAGCTGGGTGCGTCTGGAAGGGTTTCGCCCAGTGGCGCAAGTCTTGTTTCTGGGGCTTCCCGTCGTTCTGTTAAGTCAAGTACCGATGGCTCAGCTTGAGCGGAACCTGGACTATAAGCGGGTAGCTTTAATTGAACTTCTCGGGCAATTATTTTACTACGTGATTGCTTTCCCAATGGCTTTTCAGGGAGCCGGAGTCTGGGCGCTGGTGGCTGGATGGTGGTTACAACAACTCCAGTCTCTAGCACTACTCTATTGGAGTACGAAGTATCGTCCCCGTTTTGCTTGGGATTGGGTTTTAGTTAAGCATATGCTGGGATACAGTCTAGGATTTTCTACCTCAGTCTGGGTGTGGCAACTGCGTACCCTGATCAACCCCCTGCTAGTAGGTAGGTACGCTGGTGCCGAGGCAGTGGGATATGTAGCCTTAGCCATCCGCATCATCGACATTCTCAGTTTCGTAAAAACCGCAACCTGGCGGATTTCGATTGCCACCTTGGGACGCTTGCAGGGAGATCGAGAGCGGTTACAAAGGGCTGTCACTGAGGGCATGGGTCTTCAAATATTAGCTGTAGGGCCCCTGCTAGTAGTAGTCAGCTGGGCTTTGCCTGTGCTTATTCCTTTGGTATTTGGCGATCGCTGGCTTCCTGTAGTGGCGGTCTATCCTTATATCGCCTTGAGCAATCTGATCAACTCCATGTTTAATATGCACTCCTCAACCCTCTACGTTTTGCGGCGAAACTGGGAAGTTACAGCTTTTCACGTCGTGTATATGGCTCTTTTTGTAGGAGCAGCATTAGTGCTGTTACCCCGTTTGGAATTAGTGGGGTACGGCTGGGCTGAGATGGCCACTCTGGCGAGTTATATTGTCATCCACTTCTATCTAGTGCGGGACATTGGCAGTCCTGACTATCGGCTGGCTGGCTTGTGGTGTGCCACCTGTGGAATAGCTTTGTTTGCTTACCAGTTAGGATGGTGGGTAGTTTTGGGCTTAGTAGTGGTGGCATTTTTGCCCAGTACTCGGCTGAAGCTGAGAGATTATATTAAAAGTATCAAAGGAGTAAAGCAGGAAAAATCATCCGAAGCTTAA
- a CDS encoding polysaccharide biosynthesis/export family protein: MLKRRSIWKNHLSATMVLMVGSMMLQPPTFARKPPASVNKVTAPNYYIGPGDQIQIAVFGYEEYTGQQLVLSDGTITLPLIGTVIAANRTPGQLTKELTLRLRRYLVDPVVNISLVNLRPIIINVGGEVQRPGTIQLRSVTNFASNFTNPTATNAGVNSLQAPTVSSALLEAGGVSRNADIRRVVLKRYSPTGNSPTITINLWNAIFSENAPRDLILQDGDSIFVPKVRPGDALDRRLVARSTFAPRTVRVRVVGEVKKPGEVDVPPNSSLSSAVAIAGGPTDKAKLSQVIFVRLNDDGRINEQTINLSNLNDNYQIQQGDVLIVPKSKTSTALDFMGNLGGPLGVLLNIFR; the protein is encoded by the coding sequence ATGCTGAAGCGACGTAGTATTTGGAAAAATCATCTATCAGCTACTATGGTGCTGATGGTTGGCTCGATGATGCTCCAGCCCCCTACTTTTGCAAGAAAACCGCCTGCTTCAGTTAATAAGGTTACGGCTCCTAACTATTACATAGGTCCGGGTGACCAAATCCAGATCGCAGTGTTCGGATATGAAGAGTATACCGGGCAGCAGCTAGTTTTATCGGATGGAACAATCACTTTGCCACTTATTGGCACGGTCATAGCAGCAAATCGCACGCCGGGTCAGCTGACTAAAGAACTGACACTACGTCTGCGGCGCTATCTAGTAGACCCTGTTGTTAACATCAGCCTTGTTAACCTCCGACCAATAATTATTAATGTAGGAGGTGAAGTGCAACGGCCTGGAACTATTCAGTTACGCAGCGTTACCAATTTTGCTAGCAATTTTACCAATCCTACCGCTACTAATGCTGGGGTTAACTCTCTTCAAGCACCTACTGTGAGTTCGGCGTTATTGGAAGCGGGAGGAGTAAGCCGGAATGCAGACATTCGTAGAGTTGTTCTTAAACGTTATAGTCCTACGGGGAATTCTCCTACTATCACTATTAATCTATGGAACGCTATCTTTTCTGAAAATGCACCACGCGACCTAATCTTGCAAGATGGGGACTCGATTTTTGTTCCTAAGGTACGACCGGGTGATGCTCTTGACCGCCGACTGGTAGCACGGTCTACATTTGCGCCCAGAACTGTGCGAGTCCGGGTAGTTGGAGAAGTTAAAAAGCCGGGAGAGGTGGATGTACCGCCGAATAGTTCTCTTTCAAGTGCGGTAGCGATCGCTGGCGGGCCTACAGATAAAGCTAAACTTAGCCAAGTGATATTTGTCCGTTTGAATGATGATGGCCGTATTAACGAGCAAACCATAAATCTCAGCAATTTGAATGATAACTACCAAATACAGCAAGGAGATGTGCTTATAGTGCCTAAAAGTAAGACATCTACAGCCTTGGATTTCATGGGCAATTTGGGGGGACCTTTGGGTGTTTTGCTCAATATCTTCAGATGA
- a CDS encoding polysaccharide biosynthesis tyrosine autokinase yields the protein MEPKENTEDIDFKKYWLILKRRWLPASSIFLLTVILATAVAFVKKPTYEAQGRLLFKKKNVTSSLTQAGEKIGELDTLNMMNTPLDTEAEVVRSIPLIQKTIAALKLKDKKTDTLLPPEAFLNQLTLKPLKGTDVLQISYKSKDPNEAAAVVNQLMSLYIENNILANRAEAAAAREFISKELPQIQDRVRKAEAALRSFKEQNNVVALEEEAKSAVSAIAQLDSTMAQTQAKLEDAIARGKELQNKIGLNSQQAIALNSLSQSPAVQQALKEFQQVEDQLAVQRTRYQEEHPVVVNLKRKETALKALLQERVDQVLGTKQQVPDNNLQIGELQQKLTGDLVGAEVERLGLANQVAYLYRTQSAYKKRANILPRLQQGQRDLDRQVEAAQSTYQILLKNLQEVQIAENQNVGNARVIASALVPGKPVGPGKNLIIGGGVAAGALLYIVAAFLVDLRDPSIKTAKDLRQLFNYTVLGMIPSLRKKVTPRRRKLQSFVPQLPVRDTPHAVISEAYRMLQANLKFLSPDRELKVIVVTSSVPKEGKSTVSANLAIAMSQLGRRVLLVDGDLHQPLQHHIWDLTNAVGLSDVIVNQAEFKMAVREVMDNLDVLPSGVIPPNPLALLDSQRMASLIDDFSKSYDFVIVDTPPLVLVADALSVGKITDGILLVARPGVVDTVSAAASKAFLKQSGQKVLGIVVNGVIVENEPDSYFHHAKAYYQGSATAKVARSKSEKFSNRS from the coding sequence ATGGAACCTAAAGAAAACACGGAAGATATAGATTTTAAAAAATACTGGCTTATTCTAAAACGGCGCTGGCTACCCGCATCAAGTATTTTTTTGCTTACTGTTATACTTGCAACTGCCGTCGCGTTTGTGAAAAAACCCACCTATGAAGCACAAGGAAGGCTTCTGTTTAAAAAGAAAAATGTAACTTCTTCCCTGACGCAAGCTGGAGAAAAAATAGGTGAGCTGGATACCCTAAATATGATGAATACTCCTCTGGATACAGAGGCAGAAGTAGTCCGTTCTATCCCGCTCATCCAAAAGACCATAGCTGCACTAAAACTAAAAGACAAAAAAACTGATACCCTTTTACCGCCTGAGGCTTTCTTAAACCAGCTGACTCTGAAACCTCTTAAAGGAACAGATGTTTTGCAGATTTCCTATAAAAGCAAGGATCCTAATGAAGCGGCGGCGGTAGTCAACCAGCTAATGAGTCTCTATATCGAGAACAATATACTCGCCAACCGAGCTGAGGCTGCGGCGGCGAGGGAATTTATTAGCAAGGAGCTACCTCAAATCCAGGACAGGGTGCGTAAAGCAGAAGCAGCTTTACGCAGTTTTAAAGAACAGAATAACGTTGTAGCACTAGAAGAGGAAGCAAAATCGGCTGTAAGTGCTATTGCACAGCTAGACAGCACAATGGCTCAAACTCAGGCGAAGCTTGAGGATGCAATTGCTCGGGGCAAGGAACTCCAGAACAAGATAGGTCTAAATTCGCAGCAAGCCATAGCCCTTAATTCCCTCAGCCAGTCTCCTGCGGTTCAACAGGCGCTTAAAGAATTTCAACAAGTAGAAGACCAGTTGGCTGTCCAGCGAACCCGCTACCAGGAAGAACACCCCGTAGTTGTTAACCTGAAACGTAAAGAAACAGCTTTAAAGGCGCTACTACAGGAGCGGGTAGATCAAGTTCTTGGCACTAAGCAGCAAGTTCCTGACAACAATTTGCAGATTGGGGAGCTGCAACAAAAACTGACGGGAGATCTTGTCGGTGCGGAGGTTGAACGCTTAGGTTTGGCTAATCAAGTAGCTTATCTATATCGCACCCAGTCCGCCTACAAAAAACGGGCTAATATCCTACCCAGATTGCAACAGGGTCAGCGGGATCTAGATCGTCAAGTGGAAGCAGCGCAATCTACTTACCAAATTCTTTTAAAAAATCTCCAAGAAGTACAAATTGCAGAAAATCAAAATGTGGGCAACGCCCGCGTGATTGCATCTGCTCTGGTTCCAGGAAAACCTGTTGGACCTGGAAAGAATTTAATAATAGGCGGGGGAGTTGCGGCTGGCGCACTGCTTTATATAGTGGCTGCTTTCCTTGTAGACCTTAGAGACCCATCCATCAAAACTGCCAAAGATCTAAGGCAGCTATTTAACTATACTGTGTTAGGAATGATCCCTTCGTTGAGGAAAAAAGTCACCCCTCGCCGGAGAAAATTACAGTCATTTGTTCCGCAACTGCCTGTTCGAGACACTCCTCATGCCGTTATCAGTGAAGCATACCGGATGCTTCAGGCTAACCTAAAATTTCTCAGCCCAGATCGAGAATTGAAAGTTATTGTGGTGACAAGTTCTGTTCCTAAAGAGGGCAAGTCTACAGTTTCGGCTAATTTGGCTATAGCTATGTCTCAATTGGGACGCCGGGTATTGTTAGTAGATGGAGATCTACACCAGCCGTTGCAACACCATATATGGGACTTAACCAATGCAGTTGGATTGAGCGATGTTATCGTTAATCAAGCTGAGTTCAAGATGGCTGTGAGAGAAGTTATGGATAACCTAGATGTTCTTCCATCTGGGGTAATACCTCCCAATCCCCTTGCTCTTCTAGACTCCCAGCGGATGGCATCATTAATTGATGATTTTTCTAAGAGCTATGATTTTGTAATTGTAGATACGCCCCCTCTTGTACTTGTGGCTGATGCTCTTAGTGTAGGGAAGATAACTGATGGTATTTTATTGGTAGCCAGACCAGGCGTGGTTGATACAGTTAGCGCAGCTGCTTCTAAAGCATTTTTGAAGCAATCAGGTCAGAAGGTTTTGGGTATAGTAGTCAATGGTGTAATTGTTGAAAACGAACCTGATAGTTACTTCCACCATGCAAAGGCATACTACCAGGGTTCTGCAACTGCGAAAGTGGCTAGATCTAAAAGTGAAAAATTTTCTAACCGTTCTTAA
- a CDS encoding glycosyltransferase family 4 protein encodes MRKPVLTIFYQFNPWRSSIGGIQTVIRTFVKYAPDEFELRLVGTGNDPQMPIGAWQEAEFAGRAIRFMPLFVLENDNVRRLVPTTLKYTASLLGRSLASDFMHFHRLEPALATMNWPGEKTLFIHNDIHKQMNAAGNKNAILWRRFPAAYYAVERLLVSQFDQIFSCNTESAQLYKQRYPALAERVSYVRNTVDNEICYPLTLDKREEGRRILAQQMGLAEDTRFVLFAGRLHLQKDPILLLRSIAALNDPKVHLIIAGDGDLRDEIRSEIGRLGLSEQVTMLGPVAQAELAQLQRVCSVFVLTSAYEGLPLVVLEALACGTPVVTTRCGETPNLLSAESGVVCQERTPVAVADALQKVLLNPSDYPIEACVKAAEPFSARTVVGAIYNDMLDRWQQRNSLSISQIGSKTFTGVSP; translated from the coding sequence ATGCGTAAGCCTGTTTTGACTATCTTCTACCAGTTTAACCCTTGGCGCAGTAGCATTGGGGGAATTCAAACAGTCATCCGCACCTTTGTCAAATATGCTCCGGATGAGTTTGAGTTGCGATTGGTAGGGACAGGAAACGATCCGCAGATGCCTATAGGTGCATGGCAAGAAGCTGAATTTGCGGGTCGAGCCATTCGCTTTATGCCTCTATTCGTGTTAGAAAACGATAATGTTAGAAGGCTGGTACCCACCACACTTAAATATACTGCTTCCCTGTTGGGTCGTTCCCTCGCCTCTGACTTCATGCACTTTCACAGGCTTGAACCAGCTCTGGCAACCATGAACTGGCCTGGAGAGAAGACTCTTTTTATTCACAATGATATTCACAAGCAGATGAACGCCGCTGGCAATAAAAATGCGATCCTGTGGCGGCGTTTCCCAGCAGCGTATTATGCTGTCGAACGCTTGCTAGTTAGCCAGTTTGACCAAATCTTCTCGTGCAACACCGAATCGGCTCAGCTTTACAAACAGCGTTACCCAGCGCTTGCGGAGCGCGTTTCCTACGTCAGAAACACAGTAGACAACGAAATTTGCTACCCCTTAACTTTAGACAAACGCGAGGAGGGTAGGCGCATCCTTGCACAACAGATGGGTTTGGCAGAGGATACACGTTTTGTTCTATTTGCGGGTCGTCTGCATTTACAGAAAGACCCCATCCTGCTGCTCCGCTCCATCGCCGCTCTAAACGATCCAAAAGTTCACCTCATAATAGCGGGAGATGGAGATTTAAGGGATGAGATACGTTCTGAGATTGGCCGCCTTGGCCTGTCCGAACAGGTAACGATGCTTGGGCCGGTAGCCCAGGCGGAACTGGCACAGTTGCAGCGCGTTTGCAGTGTCTTCGTACTAACCAGCGCCTATGAGGGTCTCCCTTTAGTCGTTCTTGAAGCACTGGCCTGCGGTACACCAGTAGTAACGACCCGATGCGGTGAAACGCCAAACTTACTGTCTGCTGAGAGTGGGGTGGTCTGTCAGGAGCGCACGCCAGTTGCAGTTGCAGATGCCCTGCAAAAGGTACTGCTGAATCCCAGCGATTATCCAATCGAGGCATGCGTTAAGGCAGCCGAACCTTTTAGTGCCCGCACTGTAGTGGGTGCTATTTACAACGATATGCTAGACCGCTGGCAGCAGCGGAACTCTTTATCTATTAGCCAAATTGGTTCTAAAACTTTTACAGGTGTATCACCATGA
- a CDS encoding glycosyltransferase family 4 protein, whose protein sequence is MKIAVIGAKGLPAKQGGIEHHCEEIYSRIVEQGHSVDLFARSSYTDSIALHHYDVKGVRVVSLPCLNLKGMDALLSSALGAIASSGTRYDIIHFHAIGPALFSWLPRITTKAKIVVTCHGLDWQRAKWSKASSYLIRLGERAAVRFADEIIVVSEDLRSYFKQTYGRETLYIPNAPSSLGESEPKFSTGTSLGLNQGRYIVFLGRLVPEKCPDLLIKAFQKLQPQGWKLALVGGNSDTAQFTSQLTDMAANNKDIVFTGELRGARLAEIIRGAGLFVLPSELEGLPLALLEAMQEGIPVLASDIPVHKQLITKERGMLFRVGDVDSCVRSLDWAIHHPKELAVMAGNAQEYVHAYYNWDEITTKTLKLYATLCTSANTQEPIVQDFIQNTQGLTLDAAKVPALPK, encoded by the coding sequence ATGAAAATTGCTGTAATTGGTGCGAAGGGGTTGCCCGCAAAACAAGGCGGTATCGAACACCACTGTGAAGAAATTTACTCCCGTATAGTTGAACAGGGCCATTCTGTGGATTTGTTTGCTCGTTCCTCGTATACAGACTCTATTGCACTCCATCATTATGACGTTAAGGGCGTTCGCGTTGTCTCTCTGCCTTGCTTGAATCTAAAGGGGATGGATGCTCTGCTGAGTTCCGCACTCGGAGCGATCGCATCGAGTGGCACACGTTATGACATAATTCATTTTCATGCTATTGGTCCGGCTCTGTTTAGCTGGCTACCAAGAATTACCACCAAGGCAAAAATTGTTGTTACCTGTCATGGCCTAGACTGGCAACGTGCCAAATGGAGCAAAGCTTCTAGCTACCTAATACGTCTAGGTGAACGCGCGGCAGTACGCTTTGCTGATGAAATAATAGTCGTTTCAGAGGATCTGCGCTCCTACTTTAAGCAAACCTATGGCAGAGAGACGCTCTACATTCCTAACGCCCCGTCTAGCCTGGGTGAGTCAGAGCCCAAATTTTCGACGGGCACGTCGCTAGGCTTGAACCAAGGGCGCTACATAGTATTCCTCGGCAGATTGGTGCCCGAAAAGTGTCCGGATCTACTCATTAAAGCTTTCCAAAAACTCCAGCCCCAGGGATGGAAACTCGCCCTTGTCGGTGGCAACAGCGATACTGCTCAGTTCACTTCGCAGCTAACCGACATGGCGGCAAACAATAAAGACATAGTATTCACTGGCGAACTCCGAGGAGCGCGTCTGGCAGAAATCATCCGAGGAGCGGGATTATTTGTACTTCCTTCTGAGTTGGAAGGATTGCCTCTGGCGCTCCTCGAAGCTATGCAGGAGGGTATCCCAGTGCTAGCGAGCGACATTCCTGTACATAAGCAACTGATAACTAAGGAACGAGGGATGCTCTTTCGAGTTGGAGATGTAGACTCCTGTGTCCGCAGTCTCGATTGGGCAATCCATCATCCGAAGGAATTGGCGGTAATGGCTGGGAATGCACAAGAGTATGTTCACGCTTATTATAATTGGGACGAGATTACTACCAAAACTTTGAAACTGTACGCGACACTCTGCACCTCGGCTAACACACAAGAGCCAATCGTTCAAGATTTCATACAAAACACTCAAGGCTTAACGTTAGATGCAGCTAAGGTGCCAGCCCTGCCCAAGTGA